Within Lolium rigidum isolate FL_2022 chromosome 5, APGP_CSIRO_Lrig_0.1, whole genome shotgun sequence, the genomic segment ggtggcggcggcccAGACGAAGGCCCCCACGGCGAtgacgtgggcgcggttgtaccgcACGGCGGCGTAGGCGGCGAGCGGGTAGCACGCGGCCTGCACGAAGGAGCGGCACAGCGTGAGCGCGCCGAGGCCCATGGGcgtggcgtgcagcgcggcgcccaCCTCCCGGTacaccgccggcagcagcgcctcgTCCGCGCTCTCCATGATGGCCGCCAGGTTCACCAGCAGCAGCGTCCGGCCCGACGCCGCCGCTGTCTCCTCCATCTCGCCCGTCCCCTTTCCCCCGCACGCGAGCTCCCGTCGACGGCCTCGTTGTCCTTCGCCTACCAGCAGCGACTTCTCCGAGAGCGAGAACGACGAGGGCGGGCGCGCGCGTTGTCTGCTTCCCGCCGCGATTTCGAACGACTTTTCCCGTTGCTTAGGAGCGACAGGCGCACGATCATGGCCGTTCGCGTCCTGTTGAAGGGTGCGAtgagcctccggatctgcagcAACGCGTTGGATCAGCTGATGGGAACAAGCGTGGACTGAGGAGGGTAGCTCTTCGTAAGGAAGGTTCTAGTGGAATCCAATTGACGAATTTTCCACCGAAAAATATGGATTTTTCAAAAACGCTGCAAGCCTCTCAATCCCTGTGAAATTAGGCAAAATGGGCAAGCAAATGTGGTTTGAGGGAAAGATCCGAATCTATTATATGACTTCACAAGAAGTATAAAGCACCCAAACATAAACTGACGGACGAGCTTGGACCGTTCCCCTCCTATCGCTACAGTAAAAGGAGGCGATTTCTTGGGCTCTTCCTCTGctcccacctcgccgccggcgatccGTGTGATTCCTCAccctccggcggccgctccggcggcgggaggatggGGAATCGCCGGATCCCGGCGTGTGTATAGCGTAGGTAGCAGTAGGGTGCTAGCCGGCGGCGCTGCGGAGATGGAGGCGTGGCCGGAGTGGCTTTTGAAGATGGCGGTCTTCTCCTCTGGCATTGGTGCTCCGGTGGAGGCCAGCTTCGGATCCGCCGTCCCTGCATCGCCCGCGTCTCGTCGGAGGCGTTGTGCGTGCTTTCCCCGTGCCGGAGACCAAGTAGTGATGGCTCCGGTTTTCGAAGATCTGGAAGTTTCGTTTGCGTGTATCCAAGTCCGTCGTCGCCGGTCGCTTTGCATGGTGGAGGTGCTCGCACCGAGGAGCGTTCGACTCCCTGGCCGTTCGGGGGTCCTCCCAGTCCAAGGTTTGGAAGATGAGCGGCAGGTTTCGCCGGCGTGGCGTCGTGCTCGGCGGAGACGACGACAGGGTCCAGGAGGGCTTatctgtatttttcttttttcctggaCATTTCTGTAAGAAACTTGGATAATGCAATCAAGTCCTTCCCTCGCAAAAAATAAAGCACCCAAACATAATGAAAATCAGGGGCGAAGCTGCATGGTGTGAcctgatgcacatgcatcagGGTAAATATTTTTTAGCACTAATTGTGAGCTTAATGAAGTAAATGCATCCAGTTAGACTACAAAAGTGCATCATGGAGGCACAATTTCAGCTAGGAAGGTTGAACATGCATCAGGGATACATCGAGGTCTTTAGACCACCAAACGATCACTACTGCCGCTAGAGCGAGTCAACGACGCGTTGTTGTCGCCGCTCCCTTGTCGGAGCTAGTCTGACGTTGTTGGTGACAGTCAGAACGGCTTTGTGCACGTGCCCCTAAGGACCAGCACCCCGGAGCCGAAGTCGTCGTCAATGAACCCTTGAATTGATCCAAACCTTGTAACACTAAGCCTATCACACGTAGGCTGGACGAGATCCACCACTCCTTGAAAGTAGCGACCAAACGAATCCTCGCTCTCCTCAACGCCACCAACGAAATCGTCGCCGATGAGGTGGACGAGGAGGCGGGTATACCTTATTCTTGTCCAGCAAAACGCCACAAAACGCCATCATAGCCACCATAACGACGATGCCGGCTGACTAAACTCTAACTTTAGGGATCCTTCTACAGTGTAGGTCTGATgttcccacctcctccaccaggcggagtGGCAAGCAGAGAAGGCGGGGACCTGTCGATTCCCGTGCCGTAGATGGCGGCGGCTGCCCCGATTTTCACCCTAGATGACACCTATGTTTCTTTCGCGGAGGAGGTTAAATGTGGTAAAACCTACCACTACGGTGCAAAAAAACATTGAAAAAAAACATGGTGCAAAAGGCACTCATCAATCGGCAACTGCTCCCAAGCTCCGGCACGATGAATATGTATTGTGGGAGGAAAGGCTCAACCCTCTCACCCCTCTTCTTTTCTGAATTCTTATTTATTTTTCTACTCTCCGTTTTATTGTGTTTGCGAACTATGATATGTAAGATGAATAACTTTGTTGGAGATTGTGTTTTTTGTTGTGAATTATATCTAAATTTTTAATTAGCATGAGTATGTCAAAATTGTGTGCATTTATAGGATTTTCCCAacaaaaaattaaattaaaatatGGAATAAGTTTACAAGTTCAATTTCCTGTTGAATTATATGTGTTCGAAAGTCTGGCTTGACGAGGCATTCGATGAACTCCAAATTACATAAACCGCACACATCAAAAGCTTTTGCATCCGAACTTAGGAAAGGACAAAACAAAAACTATGACTGaaagcgcccaccgtggggctcggaACCCACGACCACAAGGTTAAGAGCCTTGCGCTCTACCAACTGAGCTAGACGGGCTTGTTGTATGATTGTAGACTTTCACTTAGACATACCAAATCTGTCGTGCTCAGTTATCTCCAGCAGTCACATAAAACTTTCTCTCTAAAAAAAAACATAAAGCTCGAACACAAATTTCCTCTTCTGCATATTCCTCCAAACAAATTGGTATACCTTTCTACAGGTAAGTCTCTGTTCCTACTGACTAGTCCTACTACTATTAACAAAGTAAACTGAAAGAAAAGAGATCTATGGTGGCACAAAGTGATCTTCTTGAAGATATGCAATCTGTCCTCTCACCCATACTAGGAGCTACTTTGGCAAGAGCTTTGTGATAATTACTGTCATATTACGCCCTGGTCACCTGAGACTACCACTCTGTTCAACTTGGTGATGCATCAACGCTtgctcatcatcatcaagctcttccTCACCATACTCGATATCGATCACAGTGGCATGCTTCCTTCTAGCGTTGTACTCTGCTACTCCATGAGACCTTTCCAAATTGATCAGCTGCAGCTCCGATGAGATAAGAGTGTCCATTCTCGCTCTCTCCTTGTCGCGGGGGTATGTCCCGTACAACAGGGAGtagatgaagcagcagagcaacatCGGGATGGCGATCGCCGTGTAAAGAGCTTTTCCTAGGGCAGAAGCATTGGACCGGTCCCTTGCCACACTGCTCACTCCAGCTCCATGTGAAACAGGGGTGTAGCCGTAAGCATGCTGAGCTAAAAAGCCGACGACTGGTGGAGCAAACGAGGCTAGGACAGACTCGAAGGAACGGTCCAGTGCATAAATACTTGCCCTTGATCTCTGAGGAACGATCTCCGCAAATATGGGGCTGCACATAAAAAGTTTGTATTTATGGCCAACATGCAGAGATTTCATAAATTAGATTTTCATAGATTAACAGAAATCTGTAGTCAGCATATATAAGTACTAATGATGAAATTGTAAACATTATGTAACTAGTTGCAGTGAACTAGAATTTGTTTCACGCATAATGGCTGCATTGTTGTTATAAACTTGTTATGCATTTTGTCGTTGTGTTTGAGTATCTAACAAATCAAACAATCAATGAAAGTTTACTTACTTGTTAGTAGCAGCGGCATTCCAGGAGATGCTTAGCCCCATGATAAACATAACAAGCCCATGCAAGACACCAGTACTGGAGTCATCAGGTAGTCCAAGCAGCAACAGAGCTGCAAGTGGGATTGCCGAAGCCGAGCTTATCTGAGACAGCACTATCCGGCCAGCATTTGGGAAGCGAACAGATAGATAATCCCCCATCTTTCCACCAAAGAGCCCTCCAAGTGAGCTTGCAATTGCAAATACTGCTGTGAGAAGTCCAGTTTTGTTGTGCGTAAAGCCCAACAGTTCCAACCACATTGGGGTAAACGTCAACGCTGACCATGGGAATGACCCGGTAACGCCCTGAGCCACAATGATCTGAAACGATGGTATTTTGACGACCGCTTTGGCTTCAGTGACTAAATCCTTCATCTCTGCCCATGCCGACTTGCGCAAGAGCTGGCCGCCACCCTCAGCGTTGCAAAAATGAGGATCCACAGCAAAAAGATAGACCAATGCCCCTACCACCACACTGATGAGAGCAACAATGTGAAATGCGATACGCCAACCAGCGATACCGAAGATTGTGGTCGATGCTAGCATGATCGAGAACAAACCTCCAATCACTGAACCTATGTTGCCTGTGAGTTGAAGCCATCCAAACGCAGAGCCCCGGTTATTATCATCAGTGAAGTCTGCCACTAGAGATTGGATGGCTGGAGTGACAAGTGCTAGGCCAACACCATTCAATCCCCTAGCTACTGCTACCTGCTCAAAGAAGAATGTTTTCAAGGAAAATCGTTCTTGATTATCATTTTATGGAAAAAATGAAATGTACTCGTAGTATGTTTACTTGCTTAGGGAACACACACATTTGCTGCAGTGAAGTATGTAGCAACCATAATCAAGTAAATGTGTGAGATACTGATGTTCATATTCGAACAATGGACACCAGTATCTCACTTGATATTCAGATCTTACATGATTGACATAAAAAATACCACAGAAACAGATAATACTGAATTGGATTTCCTAAATGTACAGAAACCAAACATAACTGCCGGTGGTATCACTGATAAGCATGCTTGACTTCGCCTGCACTAGTAGCAGTAGTATTTGGTTATGCTACATTAACGGCAATAGTTACTACAACTAAAGGTTGGTTACCATTCTGGGATCCGTTTTGAGATGCGAATATGCTGTGAGCACAACTTTAGTCCAGATCAGATGATTTGCTTCGGTTACATCGACATGAACTCTGCTTCAGACTTCGCAGCTACTACGTCAAATGCAACGTGCGCACCGCGCGGGTAGTTAAAACAGAGCATTCATCAGTAAAGCGTGAATGCGCAACGAAAATGAACGCACTGGATCTTCTGCGGATGAGCAAAAGTGGAAAAGATCCACGCCCCCATTTCCCAAATTCGGATCCACGATTCAGTAGAGAGAGCGCTCTCGAATCAGAGCCGGAACCTGGAGGAATCGAGTACTGTCGTTAGGGAAGAAGGACGGACCTGGGCGAATGTGCCGGAGACGGCGacgaggaaggtggcggcggcccAGAGGAAGGCCCCGACGGCGAtgacgtgggcgcggttgtagcgCACGGCGGCGTAGGCGGCGAGCGGGTAGCACGCGGCCTGCACGAAGGAGCGGTACAGCGTGAGCGCGCCGAGGCCCATGGGcgtggcgtgcagcgcggcgcccacctccttgtacaccgccggcagcagcgcctcgTCCGCGCGCTCCATGATGGACGCCAGGTTCACCAGCACCAGCGTCCGGCccgacgccgccatcgcgacgcgcCCCCTTCCTCCCCCCGCTCGCGAGCTCCAGTCGGCGGCCTCGCGGTCGTTCGCCTACCGGCAGCTAGCGCGGCCCGAGAACTTGCCGTGCGTCGTCTGTTTCGCGGCGTGATTTGGAACGACTTTTCCCGGGGCTAAGGAGCGACTGGCGCGTGATCACGGCCGTTCCCGTCGTATTGAAGGCTGTGATGGGCCACCGGATCTGTAGCAACGTGACGGGTCAGCTGACGGGAACAAAGCGTGGACTGAGGGGCGGGAGGAAGACGATGGATTGGCTTGGCtggccggacgtcgccggctgcGCTTCCACGTGgctcggcgcacggcggagctatgcCGGAGTATTCAACGCGTGGCCGCGGCGGGTCCCGCTGCCGCTTTGACGCTGTCCTGACTGTTTTTTATTGACCAGGTCAGACTTCAGAGGAAGTCGCCGAGAACATGGTTTGGGCCTCTAGCCCATTTGACGTTGCAGATGTCTCCAGCtactcttttcttttttttaacaGGAAAGATCTCGAAGGACCTGAAGCATGCATTATATCGTCGATGGGATTACAAGTACATAGAAGACCCCAAAGAAAAGAGAAATTACAACTGAGTCCCTATATTTTGTAACAAGCACCCCACAAAGATGCGCGGAAACGCGATCGAGTCTAAGGCCGTCGTCGACGATCGTTGACTTGCCGACGCAACCACCGCTTCCTTCACcggggacaaaaccacttggGGAAGAATCGGCGCTCACCGCCACgccgaagtcggagaagaacccCCATCGAAGGAGGAGAAAGCTCGAATAATCGAGCGCAGCAGGACCACCCCTGTCGCCGAAGATAGCAGCGGCCGGAGATAGCCATCGCTTGGAGGCTGCTGCCGAGGTTGCACGCTCCAGGAACCTCAAGAACCAGCTCTGCAGGGTCGTCGCAGCCGCACAGATCCactcctctccctcgccaccgaGGCCGGCCAAGAGGGGAAAAGACGAACTGGGCCATCGAAGTAGAGATGGCTAGGACGCTTATTGAAGCAGGAGCTCGCCAAGGAAGCAGATCTCACCGTCTCCCACCTCGGAAGCACGGTGAAGTCGCTCTGCGGCGAAAGCCTGACGCGGCGTCGACACGCCAGGCTAGATGAAGACCCCCACCTACCTCGAGATTCGCAGGTGGtggcttcttccttcttccttcctcttctcctcgcctCCATGGTCGGCCAGAGGAGGAAGCGATGGCAGCGCAGCATCCCAGATCCCGGGGTAACAGAGCCACCACGAATCTTAtcgtctccgaccaccggagctcgAGAAGACGCCGCCACGAGCACAGGAtgctcaagatctgatccagatgACCTTGAGACCTACTCCAAACTACCGACATATAGCCGAAACCTAGAAAACTAACCCTAACATCTACTCCGGTCTCCGGCACCCCTCCttcgccatctccggccggcagagCCGCCGGAGAAGGCTCAGGAGCGGCCCGGGCTCTCTCTAGAGACtttcaaggaaaggggggaggagagagagaggaaggggaAGTGAGCTTCTAAATGGCTTTGTTTATGTCTCCAGCTACTCAGCTAGTCATTCCGTTCTAAGAGGTGCTGTCATTGGCAGAGGACCTAGGCTTACAGCGAGTTTGCATTGCTAGTAATTGCAAGCAGGTGGTTGATGATATCGCAGAGGATTCTGGAGGCCGCTATGAATCCATTATCAAGGAATCAAAGGTATATCGATCGGAGTTTGAGAAAGTGACAGTGGTTCATGACGGGAGAAAATTACAGAAGCTCATAATCTAACTCGTTTTGCTTTGTCTTTAAATCCAGGTTGCCACTTGTGGCTTTTAGCACCTTATGATCCTCTGGGTATACCTGTAATACTGAACATTGAGTAATAAAGTAAGCAAGTTTGCCTTAAAAAAAAAGCTAGTCATTCCGTGCTGGACTTGTATTGCAATGCCTTGAGGGGAATTGCAAAATTTTCCTACCAGTGGTGAAAGGGAGCCAAGATGGCGTGGGTCGAGGATGCTAGGCATGAGGATCTGGCGCTCTCGTTTGAGAGTGATCAGAAGATGGAGGCGGCGGTCACAGACCTGAGGAAGGAGGCTAACCGCAAGGATTCATTTGTTCAATGATGCCATTGCATCAATGTCGCTCAGGGAGATGACACGGGTGGGGCCCGTTTCACCTAGACCAATAGACAACCGAATCTGGTTATGTCAGTGTTAGAGAGAGTCTTTGCGTCGCCGTCTTGGGAGACATGTTACCTATTGTGCTTGTTGACTGTGGTGACATGTAATGGATCAGATCATACCACACACCTCTCGTCGGGGAGAGGGGTGAGATTAAATCCAATTGTGCCTAGGGCTACTAGGTTTCAAAGAAATGTTGTCAAAGAAGCTCGTTGATATTGCAGCTTTGAGGGATCACCATCACAATATGGTGGGTTTCTTCCTAAAAGTCCGAGGTGGGACTtaggaaaagaaaagaaggtCGCGAAAGAGGTCCTCCATAGAAAAATTTCAGAGCTAGAAGGTTTGGCGGGCTCTTTGGGCCTTGATGAGGAGGGTTGGGCCGTGAGGTATTTTCCCGAGGACCAGCTAATGCATTTTGTGAGGGAGGACGAGGAGTACTGACGGCAAAGAGGGGGGATGAACTGGATTCTCAAAGTGGGTGCTAGCATGGCATACTTTGGGGAGATGGATAAACCCTACCAAAATTATGAAATGAAATAAAGTTGTTTGATTGTCTAATAGTTATGATGTGTGTTGGTTCTTATCAATTATATTGTGTGTTGTCACCACATAATATTTGTCCACAGAACTTTGGTAAGAATCATCGTTGCATGTGGCTGGTGGTACAacgattttttttgaaataatacATATATTTTTAGTAATTTTACAACTTATAcatgttttaaaaaaattatggatATGTGACTCAATCGTCAACTGTCGGCCGATCAGTAGACGACAGACCAATCAATCGGCCGTGGCCGATCGGCCAACAGTCAGCCGACCAGGCGAGCATATGATTACATATGTGGGTGTTGTTTGCCGCTTTTTGGCTTGGCTACTCACACACATAGATGGTCGGTTAGCAGTCGGCGGATTGGCCGACTGTCGACCGACCGAGTCACAGATTCGTAAATTTTAAAATCGTGTACTatttgttttgattgaaaaaaTGTATTGTTTTTAAAAAATTACGGTGGTACGTGGGTGTACAGGTGAAAACAACCTATCGACTCAGTCAATCTAATGTAAGGACTAGGGATATGAACATGACTATGGGGAGACCCTTAATTACCGGACCCATGGAGCATGCGTAGAGAAAATGTAGTGGCCATGAGGGATGCCAAAGGGGCTTCGGGGAAACATATCCATATAAGGAACCGTGCCACACATAGACATATGTAAAAGACAAATCTATATTCCTAATCACTATACCAAGGTAGTGGTGGGCGCACAACTCCCCGACAACGTTCCCCCATATTGAGTTCCATTTACTTTAATGTTATTCGCATAGCCTCATTTACTTTGTTATTCATTTACTTTATTCATAAATTTTTGAAAACAAATCTTATTGCTTTGCTTTGGATTCAGATGGCGGAGCTATGTAGGGGCCGACCTGGACCGTGGCCCGCCCAGGATTTTCGCCAAAAGCCTATATAGCTATGTATTGTTGGCCCAATCCGCTGGAACCGGTACAAAAAAACAAGGCAGGCAGGCTCGCAGCGATTTACAGCGACGCAGGCATACAATGACCTCCTATTACCTGCTATCTTGGGCTGTAAGGGAAAGCCCAATACGAAACTGGTCCAGGAAGACATATGGCGCTGCTCTAGCCTCTGGCTGCTCGATGATTTCCTGCGTGAGATTCGCCAACGCAAAGCCTCTTTTGATTCAGTTACTTTTAGTCATGAGAGAAGAGTCCATAATATTCATGCTCATAATCTTGCCCGTAATTTTATTTCGTGGCTCCTAAATTCTCCAGATACTTCTATTGTACCAATGTCGATTGAGTAATAAAAGGAGACATGAACCCAAAAAAAAAGTTGCTATTGGTAACAAACATTTATATTTAGATCATGTATCTTCCCTAGTATAGCACGTGTAAATTTCTCTCTTTTGCCAATTTCTTAGTTACTGGTTTAATAGCATGATTTTTCGTTCAAATTTCCCAAATTCTTAGTTAGTCGATTAATTTTTTTTGCTTACATTTAGTTTGGCCCGCCCAAAGATTCCAttctagctccgccactgcttaCAGATGCATCTAAGTAAAGATAACAAGAGGTAATTAAACCTTTAACAAAATAAGTTTCCCGTGTATTCGATATTCTTACTTTTGAAAATTACCTATACATGATTTGTGACCTTACAGACATCGAGTTGCTTTAGCTTAACGCTTTTGGTTTTTGTGTTGAgttactttatttatttgcaCTTCGTTGTTCACAGGTTCGAAGTAGGCACCATGGCAGTGTTTGGAAATCAATCCAAACTCAAAACTTTAAAGGATTTTGGAGAACAATTCAATGCTTCTCCATCGAGTCTACATCCAAAACCACAAACTGATGAATTTTAGGTTAACCCGTATCTACTACTACATACTAGAAAAATATTTGAAGGAGAAGATGATTCAGAGGACCCATATGCACACATTGATTACTCAGTGATATGTGTGAAACTTTTAAGTTGAAAACCTTTTCCTCGGAAGATATAAAATTGAAATATTTAGTCAAGCACCTTCAACTAAGGCTCTAGCTTGATATAAGGTTTTATCTACTGAATTTAAAGACATCTAGAAAAATGTATCACAAGCTCTCTTGTCTCATTATTATCCTAAGAGTAGAACAACTTGGGAGTAGAACAACTTGGTAGCGCCGCCATAGCCGTCCCCTCGCCCGCGCTCCCTCGCCATGCTCTCGCTGCTACTCCTTTCTTTCATCGTGGATGTGCCGCCTCCTCTCATCTCCTCTTCCGCTTCCCTACGTGCTTCCTTGGCAACACACAACATGTCGTGTCTCCGAACACCATGCTCCTAACGCGGATGCCACCATTGCGCCGATCCTACTTCGAACCTAGGATTTCGCCTGGAGACACCTCAtcaacgcctccaaggaggggaacgaCACTCAAAGGTGTCGTCGTCGCCGGTACCGACAATGCGGCTAGACTTTTGTCCGTATAGCCGCACACCGCCCACACTACCTACTGGATTGGGGCAGTCGATCTTGTCAATTACACCGCCGCGGTAGTACCTCTCCATCGGAGCCACATCATTGTGGTCCACCAACACCAAGCACAGCCGAGAGCATTGCATCTCATCCAACCTCGGCACTCGGCTACTCGTTGCCGATCGTGCCGATGTGTCCAACATATATGGCAGTGTTATAGTCCTCGATGCTACCTCTGCCCCCAGGCTCTAGACGCAGCTGAGGAGGAGCGGCACTGCACACCGGGGACAGAAGAGGACGAATGCTCCTCCGCCGAACCCCGCGTGTCCGAGAGGGCACCCAAACCGTCCTTGCTCTGCTCCGGACGCCCGCGCTGCTGGCCATATTGTCGCTTGGAGGCCTGGGTGCTCGTAGGGGAGGACAGGGAAAGAGCGCAGTGGTACCCTGGGCGGCGCACCCGAGCTGCGATCATTCGAGGTAGGTGGCCTCGCGGGAGGTGGGATAGGCTTGGGGCGAACCCGGGTTGATTTTCACGAAACCGTAGGTGCTATAAAACATAGGAAAAAGTCTACGTAACGTCCACAAATATGCCATTTCGGACAGATAGCCCCCTAATAAACTACAAATTGGCATACGTAACCCACCAAAGTTTACAAAACAAGGCTCCCTAAAAAAAAGTTTAGAAAACAAGGCAACTCACACCCTAGCCTCTTGTTAGCTTATTTGCATTCCGATTTTGCCACATGGCACTATGTCATTCGCCCAACGAGTCAACATCGCTGGACCTCCTCCCAACGCAGATCTCCACTAACACCGGCGCACATCTGCACCAACACTCGCGCCCGGCGTTGTCCACAGAAGCTGCTGCAGGTCCAGAACCGGAGGCCTCGTCGTCCCAGGCCAGGCTTGTGGTTCAGACTTCAGAGGAGAGGCTTCGGGGTACGCTCTCTCCGGCGAGGAGATTGCTGGGGATGCGGCGGAGTGATGTTGAGGTTCGAAAcggggaggagagaggagagcacGTCGGCGGTGGATCCCAGGGCGGCGCGCGGTGGTGCAGTTGTGGGGCGGACACGGCCTGGGGGAGAACAATGCCCGCAGCCGCCAGCCGCACTACGGCGACGCGTTTCAACTTTCAAGGCTGCCTCCCAGTGCCTCCACGACGTACCGACAGACAGACAGACATCACAAGGACAGGAGCAATGCAACCGTGCAAGTGCAATTGATTCCGTGAGCCAgcagttcaatttttttttgattcGGAGCCACGTAATCTTTCTAATCCGTACTCGGTAGGTTCTCTATCTTTTCCGTATCCTGCACCGACTCTGTAAACGAGCGATCGTCCTGGTATATAAATATGGACGAGTGACTCGGCTGTAGCTACCGATCAAGTAGCATCGCTTCTAAAATCTATATACTAGTAACCCGCCGCCTCTCAGTTGGACGAATCAGCAGCAAAGATGGCCGTCGGCAACCAGCGGAAACACCTCTTTATCGTAATGAGCGACAAAAAGCCTGATTACTTTGTGCACAGCATCAGCATCAGACACCTCTTCCAGCCCGGTCCCTCCCGAGGGGCCATGGAGATTCGTATCCTCCCCAGCCCCATTGGACAGATCCACAAGCCCGTCGCCACTCACGAGAGAATCGACCTCGCCCTCGCCGACGACGGCTCTACCTTGGTAGGCGTCGGCACTTTCAAGCGCACCGTCATGTACGATACAAGGTCTGGTGTTACGTCATCAGGGCCGGAGATGCAGGGCCGCAAGACCGGCGGCACCTACGTCATCCCACTGGGGGACAGACTATACGCGCTCAACTGCCGTCTCACCGGATACGACGAAGGTAACCACTTCGGCGAGGACCTCCTACCCGCCAGCGGCTCCTGGCGCATTCTCCCAGAGCCTCCGCCCGACTTCAGGTACCTGAACGATTTCCAGATCATTTGCCAGCTAACGGCCTACTTCACCACCGGCGACCATATCTGGGTCTCGGCGCAGGAGAGGGGCACCTACTCTTTCCACACCGGACGCCGCGTGTGGCGCAAAGAGGGTGACTGGGAGCTG encodes:
- the LOC124652583 gene encoding uncharacterized MFS-type transporter YbcL-like isoform X1 yields the protein MAASGRTLVLVNLASIMERADEALLPAVYKEVGAALHATPMGLGALTLYRSFVQAACYPLAAYAAVRYNRAHVIAVGAFLWAAATFLVAVSGTFAQVAVARGLNGVGLALVTPAIQSLVADFTDDNNRGSAFGWLQLTGNIGSVIGGLFSIMLASTTIFGIAGWRIAFHIVALISVVVGALVYLFAVDPHFCNAEGGGQLLRKSAWAEMKDLVTEAKAVVKIPSFQIIVAQGVTGSFPWSALTFTPMWLELLGFTHNKTGLLTAVFAIASSLGGLFGGKMGDYLSVRFPNAGRIVLSQISSASAIPLAALLLLGLPDDSSTGVLHGLVMFIMGLSISWNAAATNNPIFAEIVPQRSRASIYALDRSFESVLASFAPPVVGFLAQHAYGYTPVSHGAGVSSVARDRSNASALGKALYTAIAIPMLLCCFIYSLLYGTYPRDKERARMDTLISSELQLINLERSHGVAEYNARRKHATVIDIEYGEEELDDDEQALMHHQVEQSGSLR
- the LOC124656712 gene encoding uncharacterized protein LOC124656712; translation: MAVGNQRKHLFIVMSDKKPDYFVHSISIRHLFQPGPSRGAMEIRILPSPIGQIHKPVATHERIDLALADDGSTLVGVGTFKRTVMYDTRSGVTSSGPEMQGRKTGGTYVIPLGDRLYALNCRLTGYDEGNHFGEDLLPASGSWRILPEPPPDFRYLNDFQIICQLTAYFTTGDHIWVSAQERGTYSFHTGRRVWRKEGDWELPFYHRALFIPELDKLCFGLCSKRRHLLAVDVQQSPPVVRYTWEDTFPKWVRENGNVCGFMPEGSLVYLGAGKFCIAWTVLMDTVDGHRKTFIHLMALQIIKTSTLTGKKQLRIVKHKVCCYKMPSHGLMAHLF
- the LOC124652583 gene encoding uncharacterized MFS-type transporter YbcL-like isoform X2; translation: MAASGRTLVLVNLASIMERADEALLPAVYKEVGAALHATPMGLGALTLYRSFVQAACYPLAAYAAVRYNRAHVIAVGAFLWAAATFLVAVSGTFAQVQRFSLKTFFFEQVAVARGLNGVGLALVTPAIQSLVADFTDDNNRGSAFGWLQLTGNIGSVIGGLFSIMLASTTIFGIAGWRIAFHIVALISVVVGALVYLFAVDPHFCNAEGGGQLLRKSAWAEMKDLVTEAKAVVKIPSFQIIVAQGVTGSFPWSALTFTPMWLELLGFTHNKTGLLTAVFAIASSLGGLFGGKMGDYLSVRFPNAGRIVLSQISSASAIPLAALLLLGLPDDSSTGVLHGLVMFIMGLSISWNAAATNNPIFAEIVPQRSRASIYALDRSFESVLASFAPPVVGFLAQHAYGYTPVSHGAGVSSVARDRSNASALGKALYTAIAIPMLLCCFIYSLLYGTYPRDKERARMDTLISSELQLINLERSHGVAEYNARRKHATVIDIEYGEEELDDDEQALMHHQVEQSGSLR